From one Bifidobacterium sp. WK012_4_13 genomic stretch:
- a CDS encoding DUF4032 domain-containing protein → MDPRAVKATSVISTDETNGPHVAHALRITAASSNPKMFTLPWEKPLSQWPKDYLANLPRGISRHVVRFVHVGDDVYAMKEITRTVAEREYELLRRLQKLELPTVTPIAVVTGRHTPEDQELEAILVTRHLKFSLPYRALFARNLRADTAERLIDALAVLMVRLHLVGFYWGDVSLSNVLFLRDADSFAAFLVDAETGDLHPNLTDGQREYDIDLARTNIIGELMDLNSGNLLPADVDEVAVGDRLVERYRSLWGALTDVDSFNPNEMWKIEQRVNKLNDLGFDVDELEMKTATDGNRVLVRPRVVDAGYASRKLLRLTGLDVQENQARRLLNDLDAYRASTWRQGEDIEIVATDWMREVFEPTVRMIPPEYRSQIEPAQFFHEILTDRWYLAEKAGHDIPMGDAVESYIENVLPKYRLDEAAMKDINDEAESGVIDDEESYGEYNPEDDPDAAVWAS, encoded by the coding sequence ATGGATCCCAGAGCGGTCAAGGCGACCTCGGTCATCTCCACTGATGAGACGAACGGTCCTCATGTCGCGCATGCGCTGCGCATCACGGCTGCCAGCTCCAATCCGAAGATGTTCACGCTTCCATGGGAAAAACCCTTGTCTCAATGGCCGAAGGACTATCTGGCGAATCTTCCCCGTGGCATCTCCCGTCACGTGGTGCGCTTCGTGCATGTGGGCGATGACGTATATGCAATGAAGGAAATCACTCGGACGGTTGCTGAGCGAGAATACGAGCTGCTCCGGCGTCTGCAGAAGCTCGAACTGCCGACAGTCACCCCAATCGCGGTGGTGACGGGCCGTCATACGCCCGAAGACCAGGAATTGGAAGCGATTCTGGTGACACGCCATCTGAAGTTCTCGCTGCCTTACCGTGCGCTTTTTGCGCGCAATCTTCGCGCAGACACCGCGGAGCGCCTTATCGATGCGCTTGCCGTGCTGATGGTCCGCTTGCATCTGGTGGGCTTCTATTGGGGTGATGTCTCTCTTTCCAACGTGTTGTTCCTCAGGGATGCGGACTCGTTCGCCGCGTTCCTCGTGGATGCAGAAACCGGCGATCTGCACCCGAATCTTACCGATGGTCAGCGAGAATATGATATCGATCTTGCCCGCACCAACATCATCGGTGAACTGATGGATCTGAATTCCGGCAATCTGCTGCCTGCTGACGTCGATGAGGTCGCTGTCGGAGACAGGCTCGTCGAACGCTATCGTTCGTTGTGGGGAGCCCTGACCGATGTGGACAGCTTCAATCCCAATGAGATGTGGAAGATCGAGCAGCGTGTGAACAAACTCAACGACTTGGGTTTTGATGTCGATGAGCTGGAGATGAAGACGGCGACCGATGGCAACCGTGTACTGGTCAGGCCTCGCGTCGTCGATGCCGGATATGCCTCTCGAAAGCTGTTGCGCCTGACTGGTCTGGACGTCCAGGAGAATCAGGCCAGAAGACTGCTCAATGACTTGGATGCCTACCGTGCTTCTACATGGCGGCAGGGAGAGGATATCGAAATCGTGGCCACCGATTGGATGCGAGAGGTTTTCGAGCCAACCGTTCGCATGATCCCACCTGAGTACCGGTCACAGATCGAGCCAGCGCAGTTCTTCCATGAAATCCTGACCGATCGTTGGTATCTTGCTGAAAAGGCGGGGCATGACATTCCTATGGGCGATGCCGTTGAAAGCTACATCGAGAACGTGCTGCCGAAATACAGGCTTGATGAGGCGGCGATGAAAGACATCAACGATGAGGCGGAGAGCGGCGTCATTGACGACGAGGAAAGCTATGGGGAATACAACCCCGAGGACGATCCGGATGCGGCGGTGTGGGCCAGCTGA
- the rlmB gene encoding 23S rRNA (guanosine(2251)-2'-O)-methyltransferase RlmB, translating into MAIKKGPTKGSGGKHRSKLRGKGPTPKAEDRTYHKAYKAKKASERRNASDPRLAARRRVARYASDSDDLVFGRNSVLEALRVGVPSTQLYIASRLEHDDRTREIVRLAGLAGLNLLEADHFEMDRIARSSNHQGVVLKVQPYDYSSLQNLVEHAEKKSRAMEGASEKSRIKAKPLFIALDNVTDPQNLGAVIRSAAAFGASGVIIPERRSASVTAAAWKVSAGAAAHMPVARVVNMTRALEGLKERGYYTVGLDGGGDAVVGETGFERDPLVVVLGSEGEGLSRLVRQTCDVIAGIPISSTVESLNASVAAGISLYAVAKARNE; encoded by the coding sequence ATGGCTATTAAGAAAGGCCCGACCAAGGGTTCGGGCGGGAAGCATCGCAGCAAACTGCGTGGAAAAGGCCCTACCCCAAAGGCTGAGGACCGCACATATCACAAGGCATATAAGGCGAAGAAAGCCTCGGAGCGCCGTAACGCCTCCGATCCAAGACTTGCCGCGCGTCGTCGCGTTGCTCGTTACGCCTCTGACTCCGATGATCTGGTCTTCGGACGTAACTCGGTTCTTGAGGCGTTGCGGGTCGGGGTTCCTTCGACTCAGCTCTACATCGCAAGCAGACTTGAGCATGACGACCGCACACGCGAAATCGTGCGTCTGGCCGGCCTTGCTGGCCTGAATCTGCTGGAGGCCGACCATTTCGAGATGGATCGCATCGCACGCTCCAGCAACCACCAGGGGGTCGTCCTGAAGGTTCAGCCGTACGACTATTCCTCTCTGCAAAACCTCGTCGAACATGCAGAGAAGAAGTCTCGAGCCATGGAAGGAGCGTCGGAGAAGTCCCGCATTAAGGCAAAGCCTCTGTTCATAGCGCTTGACAACGTGACAGACCCTCAGAATCTTGGCGCTGTCATACGGTCAGCGGCAGCCTTTGGCGCATCGGGAGTCATCATCCCCGAGCGAAGGAGCGCCTCGGTGACCGCTGCTGCATGGAAGGTCTCTGCCGGAGCTGCAGCCCATATGCCCGTCGCACGAGTCGTGAACATGACCCGCGCGCTAGAAGGACTGAAAGAACGCGGCTATTACACTGTGGGTCTCGATGGCGGCGGCGATGCCGTGGTCGGCGAGACTGGCTTCGAACGCGATCCACTGGTTGTCGTTCTTGGCTCCGAGGGCGAGGGTCTAAGCAGATTGGTCCGTCAGACCTGCGATGTCATCGCCGGAATCCCAATCAGCTCGACGGTCGAGTCCCTGAACGCGTCAGTTGCCGCTGGAATCAGCCTATATGCGGTTGCAAAGGCACGAAACGAGTGA